The Sylvia atricapilla isolate bSylAtr1 chromosome 3, bSylAtr1.pri, whole genome shotgun sequence genome has a window encoding:
- the PKIB gene encoding cAMP-dependent protein kinase inhibitor beta produces the protein MTDVEPVVTDFAASGRAGRRNALPDILGSPAGAGTSDLPHKLAELSVSEDAGAEGGEVSSSKALLESQEAEGKRNDS, from the exons ATGACTGATGTGGAGCCTGTGGTCACAGATTTTGCTGCATCAGGAAGGGCAGGTCGTCGAAACGCCTTACCAGATATCCTGGGCtctcctgctggtgctggaaCTTCAGACCTGCCACACAAACTGGCTGAGCTCTCTGTTTCAGAAG atgcaggagcagagggtggAGAAGTGTCATCATCCAAAGCCTTGCTGGAAAGTcaagaggcagaaggaaaacGCAATGATTCCTAA